AAAATCAGCTTCAGATTTTTGAACTGAGAAGAATAGGAGCCCTGTACTTTATCCAATACTATTTGATGCTTTAAAGGATCGAATACCATATTACGTTTAACAAAAACACCATTTTCATAATCGAATCTATCGCCTGCATCTTCATAATAAATAAAACTGCTTGTGTTTTGAGAATAATAAATGTGAAGGAAAAGAGTATCGGATGGTAATTGAACCGTTGTTTGAACTGGAGATTGCATGGGAATAAAACTTCCCGCTTTTACAAATACCGGTAATTTTTCAATCGGTGATTCATAATACATTTCATTATTGCCAGTGTATTTCATGTTATTGTAGAAGTCATACCATTCACCTGCAGGCAGATAAACCTTCTCAGAAAAATGGGAACTTGGGCATGGAACTACCAGCAATGACGATCCGAATAAGTATTGATTTTCGTAATTGCCCTGATAAATTTTTTCATCATTGGTATAGTTAATTGCAAGGCTGCGCTGCACCGGCATACCTGTTACAGTTGATTCATAAAATGCGGAATAAATATAAGGAAGCAGGTTATAGCGAAGTTGTACGTAGCTGCGAACCACTTGTTCCATGTCCTCACCGTAGCTCCACGGTTCAGAGTCCCGGGCTCCGTACATCTTATGGCTTCGGTAAAATGGGCAGAAGGCTCCAACACTCATCCAGCGGGTATATAATTGCGGTGTTGCATCACCACCAAAGCCGCTTACATCGTCACCTGCGAAAGATACTCCGCTTAGTCCAAGAGAATTTACCATCCGGACTCCAAGAAGCATGTGCTCATCTGTAGGCAGGTTATCTCCGGTCCAGATAGCAGTGTAACGCTGCAGGCCAGCATAACCTGCGCGGGTAAGCACAAAAGGGCGCTTGCCGGAGAGTAATTTTTTCTCCCCTTCATATGTCGCACGTGACATCTGGAACCCATAAAGATTGCGATCCATTTTATGGGTGGTAGAAATGCCATCATTATTGAAGACAATATTATTGGGTATCAGCTGCCCCCAGGTAGCTATCTCGTTCATATCACACCATACCCCGTCAATCCCTTCATCAATATTTTCTTTGAAAAGTTTGCCCCACCATATTCTTGCTGAAGGTTTCGTGAAATCAGTAAAAACACACCATCCCGGCCATACCTCGCCACTATAAACAGTTCCATCAGGATATTTAATGAATGCGTCATTTTTTAATCCGTCCTCATATGGAGCGTAGTTTTTTTCTACTTTAATACCGGGATCGACAATCACAATATTTTTAAAGCCCAGCTTATCCATTCTATCCAGCATCCTTTTTGGATTTGGAAAACGGATGGAATCCCAGGTAAAAACTTTATAGTTCTGCATGTAATGAATATCGAACCAGATAACATCGCACGGAATTTTTTTATCCCGAAATGTTTGTGCAAGACTTAATACTTCGCTCTCAGGAAAATAGCTGTACCTGCATTGCTGAAAGCCTAACGACCATAAAGGAGGCATTGGCATTCTCCCGGTTAACCACGTATATGATTCAATAATTTTAGATACATTAGAATTGCAGATCATGAAATAATTCATATCTCCTGCTTCGGTAGAAAAAAAAGAAAAACGGTTCTGCGAGGCACCAAAGTTAAAGTGGGTTTTAGATGAATTATCGAGGAAAATGCCATACACCAGGGAATCATGGTTGCCTATATAAAAAGGTATTGTGGAATAGAGTGGATCGTTACGGCTGTCGTATCCAAAAAAATCAGTGTTCCAGTTTTCGTAACCCCGGCCCCGGCGGTCAAGGTCTCCTGTTTTCTCCCCCAATCCTAAAAAGCGCTCTGAAGGAAATAGTTTTTTGTAAGTTGTAATTTCATTGTCTATCCACGAAGTTCCAAAAGCATCATCATCCGCATTTATCAGTTTCCCTTCTATGTTATACAACGCTAACCTTACAGGTCTTTTAGTGATAATTAATTTAATTGAATCCGTTTCCAGAGCGTAGTTGTCATTATTTTCAACCATGGAATATTTTACTCCTGATTCGGGATTTGCTATTACGGCATAGGAAAAATCGCTGAACTGTTCATTCCTTGTAATATCAATTTTTATAACATTGGCTGAATAAACAATGACTTTGACATTCCCATTATCCGTGTGAATAATGATACCATTCTCTGTTTTTACAGAAGAATTACTATTGCCAAGGCTTTGACTTAAAGACTGTGCTTCTGCAATGGTGAAAATGGAAGTAAAAGAAATAAGGAGAATGGCAAACTTCATAGTAACGTGTTTGCTCAAACCTACATGATTAAGGTAAAAAAACAAAAGGTTATAGATTGACTTTTTAAATACTAATTAGCTATAATCATTTTAAATGGATATCCTATGACATCATAGAAATATAAAATATAAGTGTTTATTTATTATTTACCATTCAAAATCAATAGTGATATTTTTCTTATAATTGATGTTCAAAATAAATTTAAAAATCTAATACTCTTTCAGCATGGAACATAAATTTTACACAAGATTTATTCCCTTACTGTTAATCATTTTTTTGTCATTGTTTAATCCTGCATTTGCACAATACGCAAGTATCAGCGGGAAAGTAATAGATGAAAAGGGATCCTCTGTATCGTTTGCCACGGTTCAATTGGAAGGCACTCAATACGGTTCAAATACAGATGATGCTGGGAACTATGAACTCAACAGTGTACCACCCGGCAGCTACACACTTAAAATAACTTATGTTGGATATGCCGATTATACGCAACCTTTAACAGTAGGGAACAGCAGGCAAGCCATCAATATTACCATGAAAGCTGATTATCTTTCACTAAATGAGGTGGTAGTGGTTGGCTATGGAACCAGGCAGGTGAGAGACCTTACCGGTTCAGTCGCATCTGTATCATCCACAGATTTTCAAAAAGGAAATGTTTCTACGCCTGAGCAATTAATACTGGGTAAGGTGCCAGGTATAGAAATTACTTCCACCGGAGGTGCACCTGGTGCGGCTAACAGGATACGCATTCGCGGAGGAGCTTCTTTAAATGCAAGCAATGATCCATTGATTGTTATCGATGGTGTACCTGTAGACAATACCACAAAATCTGATGGCACCTCCTCTATATCGGGTTCGGCAAATCCCTTAAACCTGATTAACCCGAATGAGATTGAAAATATTACAGTCTTGAAAGATGCTTCTGCAGCTGCAATTTACGGATCCAGAGCAGCCAATGGTGTTATCATTATTACTACAAAAAAAGGTGCTTCGAACTCCCGGTTTGGCATTCAATTTAACTCCAATAGCTCTGTATCTCATTGGACCAATCTGGTACCCGTTTTCTCCGCTGAGGAGTTGCGTAATCTTATCAATGCAGGCGGTAACGAAAAACAAATATCCTTTCTAGGAGATGCATCTACCAATTGGCAGAAAGAGATCTACCGGACAGGTTTCAGTGCGGATAACAATCTCACGTTTACCGGAGGCATAAAATTTTTGCCTTATCGACTTACAGCAGGCTTCCTGCATAATGAGGGTATTTTACAAAGGTCTCAATTGGAGCGAACAAGCGTTTCGCTTAATCTGAGTCCTTCCTTTTTACAGGACCATTTAAAAATTGAATTGAACTCTAAATTTGGTTACACCAGCAATTTCTTTACTGACCAGGGTGCTATAGGCTCAGCCATTACATTCAACCCAACTGAGCCGGTCTATTCAGGAAATAACTTTTACGGCGGATACTTCGAATGGCTCGATCCAGTCACTTTACAGCCGAATGTGCTTGCACCTAAAAACCCGGTAGGGTTAATTTATCAAAAAGATGACAAAAGCAATGTTTACCGTTTTATAGGCAATTTAAATGTTAACTATAAATTTCATTTTTTACCGGAGCTTAAGGCAAACCTAAACCTGGGTACTGATTTATCCCGCAGCAATGGAACCGTATTAGTTCCTGATTCTGCAGCTTCATCTTTTTACAGCCACGGTTCAAGCACCAGGTATAAACAGGAAAAGGACAACAAGCTGTTGGAGTTTTATTTAAACTATGCGAAAGATTTAAAAAGCATCTACAGCAACATTGACTTTACTGCAGGATATTCATACCAGGATTTTATAACCAGCAACCCTTCTTATGCATCTCTTAATGCTTTGGGTGATACCGTTACTCCAGCTGGAATACCCTTTAAGACTCAGAATACCCTAATCTCATTCTATGGCAGGCTGAATTATACGTTATTGGACCGATACTTATTAACTCTAACCCTGCGCGATGATGGTTCATCTCGTTTTAGTCCTTCTAACCGTTGGGGTCTGTTTCCTTCCGCGGCACTGGCCTGGAGAATAAGTGATGAATCTTTCTTCAAAAACTCAGCAGTGCTTTCAAATTTAAAATTACGGCTGGGTTATGGTGTTACCGGGCAGCAGGATATTTTTGTTGACTACCCTTATATTGCGAATTATCAGCAGGGTACCAGCACGGCCCAATATCAATTTGGAGATCAGTTTTATTATGTGTTACGCCCCGATGGCTTTGACGCAAATATTAA
The nucleotide sequence above comes from Chitinophagales bacterium. Encoded proteins:
- a CDS encoding glycoside hydrolase family 31 protein, yielding MKFAILLISFTSIFTIAEAQSLSQSLGNSNSSVKTENGIIIHTDNGNVKVIVYSANVIKIDITRNEQFSDFSYAVIANPESGVKYSMVENNDNYALETDSIKLIITKRPVRLALYNIEGKLINADDDAFGTSWIDNEITTYKKLFPSERFLGLGEKTGDLDRRGRGYENWNTDFFGYDSRNDPLYSTIPFYIGNHDSLVYGIFLDNSSKTHFNFGASQNRFSFFSTEAGDMNYFMICNSNVSKIIESYTWLTGRMPMPPLWSLGFQQCRYSYFPESEVLSLAQTFRDKKIPCDVIWFDIHYMQNYKVFTWDSIRFPNPKRMLDRMDKLGFKNIVIVDPGIKVEKNYAPYEDGLKNDAFIKYPDGTVYSGEVWPGWCVFTDFTKPSARIWWGKLFKENIDEGIDGVWCDMNEIATWGQLIPNNIVFNNDGISTTHKMDRNLYGFQMSRATYEGEKKLLSGKRPFVLTRAGYAGLQRYTAIWTGDNLPTDEHMLLGVRMVNSLGLSGVSFAGDDVSGFGGDATPQLYTRWMSVGAFCPFYRSHKMYGARDSEPWSYGEDMEQVVRSYVQLRYNLLPYIYSAFYESTVTGMPVQRSLAINYTNDEKIYQGNYENQYLFGSSLLVVPCPSSHFSEKVYLPAGEWYDFYNNMKYTGNNEMYYESPIEKLPVFVKAGSFIPMQSPVQTTVQLPSDTLFLHIYYSQNTSSFIYYEDAGDRFDYENGVFVKRNMVFDPLKHQIVLDKVQGSYSSQFKNLKLIFHGFQEMKNTVKINGTETGVKTGNFPMMEVNIKDKPLLNTLSAVIKNKNDQILIQW
- a CDS encoding SusC/RagA family TonB-linked outer membrane protein yields the protein MEHKFYTRFIPLLLIIFLSLFNPAFAQYASISGKVIDEKGSSVSFATVQLEGTQYGSNTDDAGNYELNSVPPGSYTLKITYVGYADYTQPLTVGNSRQAINITMKADYLSLNEVVVVGYGTRQVRDLTGSVASVSSTDFQKGNVSTPEQLILGKVPGIEITSTGGAPGAANRIRIRGGASLNASNDPLIVIDGVPVDNTTKSDGTSSISGSANPLNLINPNEIENITVLKDASAAAIYGSRAANGVIIITTKKGASNSRFGIQFNSNSSVSHWTNLVPVFSAEELRNLINAGGNEKQISFLGDASTNWQKEIYRTGFSADNNLTFTGGIKFLPYRLTAGFLHNEGILQRSQLERTSVSLNLSPSFLQDHLKIELNSKFGYTSNFFTDQGAIGSAITFNPTEPVYSGNNFYGGYFEWLDPVTLQPNVLAPKNPVGLIYQKDDKSNVYRFIGNLNVNYKFHFLPELKANLNLGTDLSRSNGTVLVPDSAASSFYSHGSSTRYKQEKDNKLLEFYLNYAKDLKSIYSNIDFTAGYSYQDFITSNPSYASLNALGDTVTPAGIPFKTQNTLISFYGRLNYTLLDRYLLTLTLRDDGSSRFSPSNRWGLFPSAALAWRISDESFFKNSAVLSNLKLRLGYGVTGQQDIFVDYPYIANYQQGTSTAQYQFGDQFYYVLRPDGFDANIKWEQTVTYNAGLDFGFGKGRINGSVDLYDKRTSDLLAIIPIPAGTNFTNNILTNVGNLKNRGVEVALNFVPSDSRNFTWEIGGNATFNKNEITKLTKVKDSTDIGILVGGISGTGIGNTIQIQSVGYAINTFYVYRQKYNADGTPVIPTGNAATDTLAFVDKNHDGKITPDDRFQLKNPEPKVYLGFYSNFNYKNWSAGIQLRAELGNYVYNNVNSTNGDSANFDVSKNYLNNVVENYNETHFRKALISQIESDYYLEKASFLRCDNINLGYEFRNIVKNGSLRISAIVQNVFVISKYSGLDPEASGGIDNNIYPRPRIFSLNFLLNL